A region of Stigmatopora nigra isolate UIUO_SnigA chromosome 6, RoL_Snig_1.1, whole genome shotgun sequence DNA encodes the following proteins:
- the LOC144197683 gene encoding retinal cone rhodopsin-sensitive cGMP 3',5'-cyclic phosphodiesterase subunit gamma-like, which produces MADAAVATPADKKAPPKFKQRTTRTFKSKAPKPGQKGFGDDIPGMEGLGTDITVVCPWEAFGDMELSDLAKYGIV; this is translated from the exons atggCAGACGCAGCAGTTGCAACTCCCGCCGACAAGAAGGCACCCCCCAAATTCAAGCAGAGGACCACCCGCACCTTCAAGAGCAAGGCCCCAAAACCCGGCCAGAAGGG ATTCGGAGACGACATCCCCGGCATGGAGGGTCTGGGCACAGACATCACAGTGGTTTGCCCCTGGGAAGCCTTTGGTGACATGGAGCTCAGTGACCTGGCAAAATATGGAATTGTCTAG